The Bacteroidales bacterium genome contains the following window.
TTTGAGTTTTTTAATGGAATAAGTGAAAGGAAAAATGTGAAACAAATAAAATAAAAACTGCATCCTGACGGGCATTTTGGAGGTTATTTTTCTTAAGTGAACAAAAAAGTTATGAAAAAAATCTTTAACGGGATGGTAAAGCCATAAGCATATTTTTCCTTGCGGTTTGAGAACAGTTTCAATATTACAAAAGGAAAGTTCGGTATTGGTAGTGTGATGGATAACGCCTCCACTCAAAAGAAGGTCGAAGGTATTGTTTTCAAAAGGCAGGTACTGCAGGTCGGCCTGCAACAGCCATACATTTTCGCGGAAATTGAATTTGTAAGCGTTTTCTATGCTTTTGCCCAGATCAATACCTACAACGGTATCAGGATATTTGGCTATGGCGTTGGCATTCAGCCCGTGACCGCAGCCCACGTCAATGATAAGTTTATTTTTCAGGGTATCGGCATTTTCAAGTGATTCACTGAAAAAAAGATTTTCAAGGCTGGCAGCGTCATCATGCCATACTTTATCCTGCTTTTCATAATTGAGCAGGCTCCATTCAAAGGCAAAACTTTTCTTTGTTTTTCGGTTTTTCATGATGCAGTGATTTACTAGTCCTGCATGTTTTTTCATTATTTCAGCCTTAACGGCCCAAAAATCTTCCATGTGTTCTTTAAACCATGTTTCGTAATCATCAAATGCTTCTATCAGCATGCGGGGAATTCCGTCAATAACGGGAAAAACCAAGCCGGTTTCTGAATATAGTATGCCGTCTTTAATTTCTTTAACTGCCTTATTCTGATATGTTTTTTCAAACCCGGAAATCAGCTGAAACTTCATACGGGTTTTTGATAATGGGCATCGTAGTATTTCAAGCAAGGAGTAGTTCATCTGATGATTTTAATAAGAAGTTTGCAAATATTAACCAAAAGAAATAGGCTTACTGAGTAAAACTTCCACTAAAGGTTTCTATAAACTTTTGATACGTCAATTTTTCATGGGCATCTTCTCCAAAAAAATGCAATATGGGTTCAAGGTCTTTTGCAGATTTATAACCCATGATGGTGTTTAAAATTTCGAGTTTTTCGTCTAATATCACAAAAGAAGGATACGACATACGTCCTTGTAAAAGAGCCGCAGCCAGCTGATGACTCGAACGGGAAGCATTGGGATTTGGATTTACATAAGTGTTGCCATTGAAAACAACAGTGTCTTTGCGTTCAGCATTTAATTTTACAGGGTAAAAATGTTCTTTCATATAATTTTTTATAATCTCATCAGAAAAAGTGCTGGCATCCATCTTTTTACACCAGCCGCACCAGTCGGTATAAATATCAATAAATAATTTCTTAGGATGTTTTTTATTAAGTTTTATGGCTTCTTCAAAGGTGTACCATTTAAATACCTGTGTTTTATTTTTTTGTGCAAAACCAAAGCTTATAACAAATAAAATAGCTAAGGATGTCAGGAGTATCTTTTTCATATTTTTTATTTAAGTGATAAAAGACGCATCAAATTTTAAACCAAGATTAGATTTTATTTATAATTAGGAAATAGTCGTTGGTCATTTGGAATTTGGTACTTGGGTTTTGAGATTTGACATATTCTATTCCGTGCAAAGATAACGTGAAATTTTTTCAAAATTGTTTTCGTTGATAAGGGCAGAGCTTTTTATGTCATCCAATTTCTTGTACTTACCATGCTGTGTTCGGTAATTTACAAGCGAAAGGGCAATATTGTAGCCTATGTAGGGATGGTCTTTTAAATCATTGAAACTTGCTGTATTTACATTTACTTTTCGTATGGGTTTTTTCCCTAATTCAAGATATGGCTCAATAGTATTGAATTTTGTGCTGTCCATTTTGGGTATTTCAAGCAGTTGTAACAAAGAGTAATATCCTCCCAGCTTATCTCTGTATTTGATAATTTTTTCTGCAAAATAATTTCCAATGCCTTTAATTTTAATCAGGTCTTCAGCTTTGGTCGTATTGATATCCACTGTAGACTCAGGTTTACACTCAGGAACATAGTATTTTTTGTTTTCAGACTCGCTTTTTATTTCAATAAAAGGCTCAAGAACAATGTATTCTTTTTCAGAAATGGTGTACATCTTTTTGAGGTCTTCTTTTTTTCGGAATTTTCCTCCTTTTTCTCTGAATTTTATTATGGATTTTGCTTGTCCGGGATTCAGCCCCATTTTAATCCACCCCTCATAGTTGAGGGTATTTGGGTCAAAAATGAAAGGGGAGAGTTTTTGCTCGACAGCCGAGCGGTCGGAGTCATAAATATTGAAGCTTTCCTTTTGACGATATGTTTTGGGTTTATTTGATATTAGTTCCTGTGTTTCAAGGTATTTGTTTATTTCTTTTTCAAACTGTGAATAGTCGTAATTTTTTTGTTTGATAAAATGAGGAAGCAGGATATTGGCAACAATTATTATCACAATAAGCACACTCAGCACCAGTATTCCCCTGCGCTCGCTTTTGTTAAAAGTCAGAAAGTCTTTTATTTGTTTTTTGATTTTCAAGAGATTAAAATATGGCGTGAATTTAATTCAATAATTTGTATTCAAAAAAAAATATCAAATTTTATTTTTAAATTTAAAAAATATGTATTTTAGTGTTGATTATTCATAAAATGTTCTTTGAGTTTTAAGATAAAGCGTTAGCTTTTATTCTTGATTCTGAAACTTAGGAAATTTCAAATCATACCAGGAATAATAAGTGACCGCGCCGATAGGCGTGGACTAACTTATTTGGTATGAAGGTTTCCTAAGACCTCAGAATCGGATAGGTATAGTTTCCACGCTTTTTTTATGTCCATTTTTACTGACTATTGAACTGCCACAATAAAAGCACTTTTTTGATTCATAACCTTTGAATTGATTTAAATACTACAATAATAAGACTTATAGAAGTTTTTATCCTGAAAAATGTCCATTAAGCCAAAAAAAATAATACCTTCCATTTAATAAACAGCAAAAATAGTTGATATTAAACAACTTACATGTTTTTACCGTATTTTTTTAAGGAAACTCCAGTAATTTATCAGTCGGGTAAAAATGTTTTAAGGTCTGTGGGTCTGGTGTCTTATTTCATAGTTAAATATCCTGGCTGCATTTACAGAATGATTTCTCGACCCGAGATACAAGGGGATGGTGCAGCCTATCATCACCACGCCGCCTGCAGCATAATACCACTGGAATTCGCCATCGGCAAGCCATTTTATGCCCGAATATCCTATCAATACCGTGCCGACAAGAGTGAGGATCAGGGCGGGGTTGTTATTTTTCTGGGCCTGTTTTATTTCATCAAAGGCATCGGCATAGGGCTTGCAAAGTTCTTCGAGTTTCATCAGCGAGAGATTTTTTCCCTGATAGTTGAAATCTGCACTCAGCATCCGCCTGTCGATGGTTATAGTATCAATAGTAAAGTTTTGCGCTGCCAGCAAATTTGCAGCAAGGAAAAACAGTAAGAAAAGAATATTTTTTTTCATACAGAAGAAATATGTCATAAAGGTAATTTTTAATTATGAAATGAAAGTTTGTTTTTTTGCAAAAAAAAGTTTCATCATGCACCTACGAAACGAAAAAATAAAGTTAATTATTTTTGTTGAAATAATTTTATGATGAACGGAGATATTTCAGTTTATGAAACGCTTCAAAGGTTAAATATTTCTTGTCCCAATATTTCAAGCAATGAAAGGATTGAAAGCAGGGGATACCATTTTATTTAACAATAATAATATTCTCATAGAGGATGTCTTTTAGCTGCAATTTGCTTGCAAATAAGATCATTCCAAATACTTATTATAAGAAACCCATTTGGATTGCTTTGTTTTATTGAGCAAATAATAATAAGTGTTTAAAAAAATGTAATTTTGCAACTCTATTTGGAGAGATGGCAGAGCGGTCGAATGCGGCGGTCTCGAAAACCGTTGTTCGCCTTCCGGCGAACCGGGGGTTCGAATCCCCCTCTCTCCGCCAATAATATCCGTAAAATACTGTTTGTAAGTAATTTACGGATATTTGTTTTTAATATTTATCCACAGTTAGTCCATCTTGAGCAAGTATGTTCGATTTAGAATCGCCTGCCTGTTTTTATAACTCCTATTATGTTAATATTGCAACGATACTTAATTTACCAAAATAGCAAACCTGCAGCCAGGCAAAATACGTGGGTGCAAAGAGCATTTTGTCCCGGCTGCCTTAAAAAAATAAATACATTATTTAATCTGAAATGACACGGAATGCAATTTCACGCCAGCGGGGACAAACAAACTTATTCATAAAAAATGATATTGTAAATCATGCCTGAAAAAAGAAATTTATGAAAGTATACAACCCCAAATACAGGGCAGGAAATTATTTCCAGTATTCGATTTTTGTTTTGACAGGATTAATGCACATTACAGGGATCTCATAGGCGTTGAACATCATTTTTTCATCGTAAGTCCCGAATTTGAAATTCAGGGCATCAGTAGTAATCATGATCGTGATAAGGTCTGCTTTAACTTCGTGCGCATAATCCTGTACTTGTTTTGCATAACTAATCTTTTTGTCAGCCAGAACGTGGACGTATTTTATATCTTCTTTGTCAAATTCCTTTGTGATCTGTTTGATATAGTTCTGCATTATCTTTTTGTCTTCTTCGCCACTCTGGTTTAGTTGAAAAAGATGTATTTTGGATTTAAAGGTTTTTGCTATCAGTATTGTCCATCTGACTTTCTGGCGAACTTCTGCAGTGGTGCTTACGGGGAAAACGATATCTTTAAAACCCTTGTCAAGGTTGGTTTTATTATGAACAACAATTGCAGGAACAGGAACTGTGGCGATTACTTTTTTTGCAAAACTCACGCCGAATTTTTGTCTCAGCCCTACCTTGCCGTGCGTGCCGAGTATCATCAGACTGGCTTTGATTCTGACTACCGTTTTGCCTATATCGGTAAAAATATCTCCTTCTTCGGATATGGCACTAACTTCAATGCCATATTTTTTTGCCATCGTTTTTGCGATTTTGTCAAGTTTTTCCGAGACTTCTATAATGCCCTGTTTTTCTTTTTTCAGTTCTGCTTTTGTTTTCTTATCAATGATGTGCAACAGGGCAAGGTTAAATCCTAAAAGTTTGGCAAGCTTGGCGCCATATGTAATTGCATTATCGCATACTTCAGAGAAATCTGTAGGAACAAGAATCAATTGTTTGTTTTCCATATTAATGATTTTTCGGTTAATGATTTGAAAGCAAATTTAGATTTTTTTTAATAATTCTTCCGTTTTTTTGATATTTAATGATTTTCCGGCATTTCGGAGCTTTTGTGCAGCCTGTGAATAATACTTGTGGGTGGTAAGGTAATTAAGCTGGAAGCCCAGCCAGTCTTCTTCGGAGTATATAATTTGTCTGATTACTTCCCACTCACGCCTGAGTCGTCCAGAGATTTCCAGGTAATCGTTCCGACCAAGGTAATCAAGGTCTGCATCGCATATCATTTTTTCGAGCTCGTTTTGCGGGTGGGTAGGCATTTTAGTTGCCATTATAAGCAGGCTGATAATTTCTATTTCCTGGCTGTTGTACCCAAAACCGGGTAATGCTTCATGGACTATCCGCACCGATTCTTCTTCGTGAAAATTGTAAGAGTTGATAATTCCTATGTCATGAAAAATTGCTGCTGTTTTCAGCAGGACGAGTTCTGTGCCATTAATTTTTTCGGAGTGCCCATATTCAGAGACGGATTTAAAAACATCCAGGGCATGGTATATATTATGATAATAGTATCTCGTTCTTTCTATAGGCTCAAGTTGCTTAATGGCATATGATGTCGCTGCGTCAAGATTCATCAGTTATCGAATTTTATGCAATATTAGAGATTTTTAATATATATTAAATAATTCCTGATAAACTTTTAAAAAAAGTTATAACGTTTCATAGCAAGCAATCAGTATCAATTATCGAAACAATTTTATTGTAATTTTCATCAAGATAGAGCAAATGTTTGGATTTTAATTCATTCATCATTGTTTTGAGCCCTGAAATAGTAATATTTTTATATCTGTTTTTCAATTTATGCCACATATCTTCAAAAGTACACAAACGATCGTTGGCATGCAGGAGAAATCGTAATTGTATTTTCCGGTAAAGAATAAATATCTATATTAGCACAAAAAATTGCCAGTGTCGGAGAAGGTTATTAAATGCCTGATATTATTTTTATTCCTGCCTGTGTTTTGCCTGAATGCACAGCAGAATGAAGAGGATTCCCTTGAACACCTGCTTAAACAATCCAAATCGTCCATAGATGAATTTCGTATTACAAGGGAACTTATCAATGTTTGTGCGGATCACGACGTGAAGAAAACCATAGCGCTATGCGAGCACCTGCACTTATTAGGCCTGACAAGCGGTGAAAAACCCGGAGGTGAGTTTTACGAATGGGCAGGGCTGTATTGCCTGAAGAGTTCCAAATATGAAAAATCCAAAATTTTCTTTGGAAGGGCGATTTTTCAATATATATATGAAAGAAATCCCACAAAAATCATGGAGTGCCTGGCACACATGGGATATATCATGTACATCATTGGTGATTATGGGCAGGGGATGAAGCTTAGTTATTTGAATTTAAAGATGATAGAAATAAGCGGATACAGGAAACTCCTTCCCAAGACATATAATAATCTCGGATTACTTGAGCGTTCCGTAGATAATTATGAAAGATCCATAGAATTTTTCATGCATTCAGTTGAAATTGCACCAGAATTCGGTGATACCCTATCATTAGCATCGGCGCTGAATGAGATCGGTAATAATTACATGCTGCTTAATGAGTATGATATCGCCCTGAGCTTTATGAAAAAATCCCTCTTCCTGAAACTGGAAAACCCGATCAAAAATGGGCCTGGCATTGTGTTCTCATATAATGACCTTGCGGGCTTTTTTTACAGACTTGAAGAGTATGATTCCACGATATACTACCTGAATAAGGCGTTGATCGCTGACAGCGCGAATATAGAGCCGCGTTCGCAGGCAATTATTTATTCAAATATTGGTGAATGCTATACACTCCAAGGAAAGACCAAAGAAGCCATGGAATCGTTCATGCAGGCGCTGAAGTTTTCAAAACAGGCGAACCTTAGGTCAAGTTACCAGAGCATTTATGGAGGCCTAAGCAGCGCAAATGCATCCATGGGAAATCATAAACAGGCCTACGACTATCTGAAGCTTTCATTGATATACAAAGACTCCATCTTTAACCTTGAAAATCAGAAGCAGATTAACGAGCTACGGACGATCTACGAAACTGAAAAGAAAGACAAGGAGATCCTGCTTCTGAACATGGAAACGGAAAAACAGGCAGAAAAGCAAAGGAAACAGATCATCATCATCATTTCCGTTATAGCCGGCTTACTATTGGTTAGTGCATTTGCCGTTTTTGCCTTCCGGCAAAAGGTGAGGATCAAAAAGGAAAAGAAACGCTCAGATGAACTTCTGCTGAACATTCTGCCTTCCGAGACGTCAGAAGAGCTTAAGGCAAAAGGATTTGCCGAACCCCGGCATTTTGATATGGTGACGGTGATGTTCACCGACTTCAAGGGTTTTACGGGCATTGCGGAAAAGATGAGCGCAGGGGAACTGGTAGCGGAACTGCATTACTGTTTCAAGAACTACGACGAGATCATCACAAAATATCAGATAGAAAAGATCAAGACCATCGGCGACAGTTATATGTGTGCGGGCGGCCTCCCGGTGCCGAATGTTACGAATGCAGAAGATGTCATTCGTGCTGCCCTTGACATTCAGCATTTCATGAATGAATACCGGAAACGAAGGCAGAATGAAGGTAAGCCGTTTTTTGATATAAGGATCGGGATCCATACAGGCCCCATTGTCGCGGGCATTGTCGGGATCAAGAAATTTTCATATGACATCTGGGGCGATACTGTGAACATTGCCAGCCGTATGGAAAGTAGCGGCGAAGCGGGGAAGATCAATATCAGCGTTGCGACTTATGAGTTGGTGAAAGAGAAATTCATCTGTGAATACAGGGGCGAGATTGACGCAAAAGGCAAGGGGAAGATCAAAATGTATTTCATTCTTGGCTTAATGGTTACATAATTAAGGCCGGTTTGCCGAAAAAATCCTATTTTTAGACCGGTTGCCAGTAGTTTAAAAATTAGAAAAGCGTTTATAACTTAATATTACGCTATTGTTCTGTCGTAAACATGAGATTTTTCTCTTACTTTTTTGCTTGTCCAAAAAAGTAAGCAAAAAAGGGCCTCCTTGAGAATGCTTCCTCCCGCTCTCAGAAAACATTGAAAATCTAAGCAAAGTAGTCCTGACGCAGCATAGCTGGTCAGGAAACCCCGCCTGTGGCGGGTCCTTTGCAGATTTTCAAATGTTTTCTGATTCACTCCACCGCCGGCTCGCCCGCCTGACCGTCGGGCAGGCACGTCAGGATCTGCCTGCGCACCAAATATCGGCTAACCTATCCCGAAGAAAATTGAATTGTTTTGTAGAAACAAAGTGCGCTGGCAAGAAAATATTTCGGTGTCAGGGAGTGGCCAGTGCGAAGCCTGCCGGCAAGGCAGGGCTCGATATATACTTTCTTGAATTTTTTGGTACTTTTTGTTTCAAGACAAAAAGAACAATAAAAAAACAAATTGTTAATTATTTGATTATACGGGTTTTAAATCGAGTTATATAGATCATTCTAATGCAGACAATATGCCCGGTGAACGATCGCGTCATGTACTCATCATCCCGACCATTGCGCTGGCCATTTTCATGACCAACCTGGATACCAGCATCGTCAATATTGCGCTTCCCACTCTTGCAAAGACGTTCAATGCCGATACTGATTCCCTGTCGCACGTGATCCTCTTCTCTCCGCCAATCAAAAAGCGGTTTGTTTTGCAAACCGCTTTTTGATTGAAACTACCCCTCTGCGGATAATGAGTTCGCCAGTGGGCGAACGAAAAATCACTATTACTATCACTTTTAGTTACATCACGGATGTAATTTTTGGGATATTTAAGTGAAAAATATTTCTAAATTTGCTTATTTAAAATATTTTAAATAAAAGTTGTTAAAAACAAGAAAATAATTGATTTTCAGATATTTAAAAATATAAAATTATATAGCTTTAAGGACTTTGAAATATTTTAAATAGTCCTTATTCTGAATTTTTACTAAATAAAAACCATTTGGGAAGTTCGAAATATTGATTAATATATTATCATCGGATAATTTATATTCTTTTGAGTGCATAATACTTCCTTCAATAGTAATCAAATCAATTTTAATATTTTTAAAAGCACTATTGGGTATATTGATGTATAAGAACTCAGATGCAGGATTGGGATGAACAAAAAAATCTTCAGTAGAATGATTGCAATTTATCCGGGTTGAAAAATCGTATTTTACATCAAGGAATGCCTGTACAGAAGAATCATTGGAATTATAAAATTCAAAGTAGTTATCATTATCGGCATAAGCATATTTAATTTTAAATTGGGTGAATCCGTCATTATTAATAAAAGGTAATAATGATACGGGAATATCGATCCTCATCCAGCAACCATTTTCAGCAACAGTACCGTATGTGCATGAAGCCGATGATATATCTCCGCTGCTTGAAAAATCATCGTTTTCTACCTGTAGGCTTGCTCCAAAGAATCCGGATTTAATTTCAAGTGTGAGTTCCTGATTGATAAGATTTGTTCCTGAAAGATTTTGACGTTTCAGGAAAATGCTGGCATTTTTTATATTAAATGACTGATTTAGTTCAGATGTGTTAAAAGTAATTATTCCATGCACATCATCGTTTCCAGTTTTGCCTGTTTTAATCATATCAGAACCATAATTAAAAGCAGAAACAAAACCGTTAAGGGCAGTATCATTGGCTAATATTGTTGTGTCAGGCGAGCGCAGGGACTTCCAAAAATATCTTTCAATGTGCCTGCGAATAAAGTATTCAAAGGATTCATCACTCAAGTGGAAAGAATCCGTTCCGCTGAGTGCCATGGCCGCCCTGGGGCTTGGATAATTCATGTCTCCTCCGGGAAGAGGAACACTATGTTCAGGGTATGTGATGTAGGGAGGTATGAGCAGGGGTGAAGTCTGCCCATAAGTCCATTGCATCAATCCGTTATTGTTCACAAAAAATACATTATTCCACACAGCAGAAGAGTCGGAGAAACGCTGTGACAACATAGACAACATGGTGTTTATTTCCAGAGCATTTGGTTGCCCCATATCTGTCCATTGGTCGTAATAGGGGTGAAGTGATGAAAAAGCAGCGGTTTCGACAAAGTTGGGATAATCGTATCCTGAAAGAACAAATGTTAATCCGGGCTTAATAGCGCTTATGGTATCAATATCTCTTTTTAGACTATTCATCAATACATCGAGTAAAGAGTCAACCTGAGTTGTTGACATATTTTTGTTCCATTCTCCCAGTAAATCATTACCGCCAAGACTGATATGACAATATTCAATACCCGGGTTGGCACTGAGAAAAGCAATGATGCCTTGTTTTCTTGATGGCTCAGAAAAATAGCTTTCTGCTCTTGCGCCTGCTATGCTGATATCAAATGCACTGTTTGCCCTTACGTCCGTCATTCCATAGCGGTCTAATCCTTCATTGTAAGAGTTAAAAGTCCAACTGAATAAAGCCCAACTGTCGCCTACAACCATTATTTTTGTTTCGGGGGTATTGCATTGTGCAAAACAATTGCTGATAAATAGAAAAATAGGAATTATAAAAGAAAAGTATTTCATGAAATTGGGAATGATTTTGCCACAAAATTATAAAAAAACCGATTCATTAATGAACCGGTTTTCGAGCGGAAAACGGGATTCGAACCCGCGACCCTCAGCTTGGGAAGCTGATGCTCTACCAACTGAGCTACTTCCGCATAGCTTTGCAAAAATAAATAAAATACTGGATAATTTTCTTGGTAAATGTAAAAAAACTATCCGACTTTGATACTTTTGCGGAAGATATCATGAAAATACCTTCACATAAAGAAATATGGATGCTCACGTATCCTATAATTCTTAGCTTGTTCGCAGAGAATGTAATAAACATTACAGATACTATATTCCTTGCCCGGGTGGGCGAAGCAGAACTGGGAGCATCAGCTATAGGAGGTACATTTTATGTGATATTGTTTATAATCGGCCTTGCATTCAGCATTGGCACACAGATTATAATTTCGAGAAGGCTGGGCGAGAACAAACCTGAGCAGGCAGGAAGTGTTTTTGAACTTAGCCTGTTTTTTCTTGTGTTTGCCGCGGCTTTGATATTTGCCTTAATATATATATTCTCTCCTGTTATATTTCGATGGATTATTTCTTCTGAAGATATTTATGAAAAAACACTTTTATATATCAATTATCGAATTTTCGGTATCTTTTTCACTTATATAGCTTGTGTGTTCAGGGCATTTTATACCGGGATATTCAAAACAAAATACCTTGCCGTGAACTCTGTTGTTTTGGCAGGTGTCAATGTAGTTTTTGCTTACCTGCTGATATTCGGGAAATTTGGTTTCCCCGAAATGGGTATTGCTGGTGCTGGCCTTGCAACGGTAATTGCTGAATTTGTGGCAGTGTCGTATTTTGTTTTTATTACTTTCAGAGTAGTTGACCGTAAAAAGTACAGGCTCTTTAAGCGTAAAACCTACGATCTGAGAGTTATTAAAAATATTCTTGATGTTTCAGGATTTATCATATTGCAACACCTGATATCTTTGATGGCATGGTTCAGTTTTTTTGTGGTGATAGAACACAGGGGGCAACATGAGCTTGCCATAACAAATATTGTACGAAGTGTTTATGTCTTCCTTATGATTCCGGGTTGGGCTTTTGGCTCGGCATGCAATACCCTGGTGAGCAATATTATTGGACAGGGAAATCCCGGAGGGGTTTTGCAACTGATAAGGAAAATAACTTTCCTCTGTTTTGTTGCAATCATAGCACTTGTGATACCCGCTCAAATTTTTCATGATACCATATTATCATGGTTTACAGCCGATAAGGCTCTTATAAATGAAAGTCTTAATTCATACTATATGGTTATGCTTGCGCTTGTAATTTTTTCACTGACAATGAACTACTACAATGGCCTGATAGGCACTGGCAGGACACGTGCCGCTATGTACATCGAATTGTTGGGAGTTGTATTTTATTTAGTAACATTATATTTAATAGTCAACCGGTTTTCATTACCTCTTGAGTTTGCCTGGAGCTGCGAAATTGTTTATTTTACGGCAATGTTTCTATTTTCTTATATTTATCTTAAAAAAGGAAGCTGGAAACTTCGGCCAATATGACATTATTCGCTCATAGATTTTTTAGTGTATATTTGTAAAAAAAACGAAATGGGAAAGAGGAATTTTTTTACCGGATTTTCTATTTATGCAATGTGTATATTGTTATTTTTCTGTTTAGATTCTAATGGTGTTTTTGCACAAAGAACAAATGTTGATGCCGCTTATCTCATCAGTGACGGAAGGGTAGGCAATGTGGAGATAAATATGGATGCCGGAATGCTTAAAAAATATTTTACCGAAAACCAGGTGGAGGAAAAAAAAGTAAATGGAAAAAATTACAGCATTATCAAAGTGAATGACGATAATAAAAAAACCTTAATGGAAATGGAAACCCTTTGTGCAGATATTTGCATGATTTCCAGAATATTGGTTTATTCTTCATTATATAAAACTGCCGAAGGTGTCTGTGTCGGGAAAAGTTTTTCTGATATTAAAAAGAGTTATTCTATGAAAGGTATTTATGGCGATGATAACAATACGTACCTGGTTTATGTAAAAGAGTTTAAAGATGCCGCTTTTGTGCTGAAAGGCACGGATGCTTCTGTGAAGACAGGCAAGCCATATGAATCTTTTGAAATTAAAGATACCGAACCTATAAGCAGTATTATTATTTTCTGAAAATCATTACATTTTTTATGCGTTCTCCGGTAAAAATATTTATCGTTTTAATAATATTCGCTTGTAGTATATTAGCATTTACTAAAATTACTGCCGACCAGACACATGATTACACATGCGGAGAGGACGATTCAACAATGACATTGCTGTTTATAGGTGACATTATGCAGCACCAGTCTCAGATTGATGCCGCATGGAACGATACGTTGCAGGCATACATATACG
Protein-coding sequences here:
- a CDS encoding methyltransferase domain-containing protein, which translates into the protein MNYSLLEILRCPLSKTRMKFQLISGFEKTYQNKAVKEIKDGILYSETGLVFPVIDGIPRMLIEAFDDYETWFKEHMEDFWAVKAEIMKKHAGLVNHCIMKNRKTKKSFAFEWSLLNYEKQDKVWHDDAASLENLFFSESLENADTLKNKLIIDVGCGHGLNANAIAKYPDTVVGIDLGKSIENAYKFNFRENVWLLQADLQYLPFENNTFDLLLSGGVIHHTTNTELSFCNIETVLKPQGKICLWLYHPVKDFFHNFFVHLRKITSKMPVRMQFLFYLFHIFPFTYSIKKLKGRKLNWREEMIDLMDSLSPAYRFEHTHDEAASWLLKKGYADVKITTETRFGFSIIGTKH
- a CDS encoding helix-hairpin-helix domain-containing protein, encoding MKIKKQIKDFLTFNKSERRGILVLSVLIVIIIVANILLPHFIKQKNYDYSQFEKEINKYLETQELISNKPKTYRQKESFNIYDSDRSAVEQKLSPFIFDPNTLNYEGWIKMGLNPGQAKSIIKFREKGGKFRKKEDLKKMYTISEKEYIVLEPFIEIKSESENKKYYVPECKPESTVDINTTKAEDLIKIKGIGNYFAEKIIKYRDKLGGYYSLLQLLEIPKMDSTKFNTIEPYLELGKKPIRKVNVNTASFNDLKDHPYIGYNIALSLVNYRTQHGKYKKLDDIKSSALINENNFEKISRYLCTE
- a CDS encoding HD domain-containing protein, producing MNLDAATSYAIKQLEPIERTRYYYHNIYHALDVFKSVSEYGHSEKINGTELVLLKTAAIFHDIGIINSYNFHEEESVRIVHEALPGFGYNSQEIEIISLLIMATKMPTHPQNELEKMICDADLDYLGRNDYLEISGRLRREWEVIRQIIYSEEDWLGFQLNYLTTHKYYSQAAQKLRNAGKSLNIKKTEELLKKI
- a CDS encoding universal stress protein, which translates into the protein MENKQLILVPTDFSEVCDNAITYGAKLAKLLGFNLALLHIIDKKTKAELKKEKQGIIEVSEKLDKIAKTMAKKYGIEVSAISEEGDIFTDIGKTVVRIKASLMILGTHGKVGLRQKFGVSFAKKVIATVPVPAIVVHNKTNLDKGFKDIVFPVSTTAEVRQKVRWTILIAKTFKSKIHLFQLNQSGEEDKKIMQNYIKQITKEFDKEDIKYVHVLADKKISYAKQVQDYAHEVKADLITIMITTDALNFKFGTYDEKMMFNAYEIPVMCINPVKTKIEYWK
- a CDS encoding DUF255 domain-containing protein, whose translation is MKKILLTSLAILFVISFGFAQKNKTQVFKWYTFEEAIKLNKKHPKKLFIDIYTDWCGWCKKMDASTFSDEIIKNYMKEHFYPVKLNAERKDTVVFNGNTYVNPNPNASRSSHQLAAALLQGRMSYPSFVILDEKLEILNTIMGYKSAKDLEPILHFFGEDAHEKLTYQKFIETFSGSFTQ
- a CDS encoding T9SS type A sorting domain-containing protein; this encodes MKYFSFIIPIFLFISNCFAQCNTPETKIMVVGDSWALFSWTFNSYNEGLDRYGMTDVRANSAFDISIAGARAESYFSEPSRKQGIIAFLSANPGIEYCHISLGGNDLLGEWNKNMSTTQVDSLLDVLMNSLKRDIDTISAIKPGLTFVLSGYDYPNFVETAAFSSLHPYYDQWTDMGQPNALEINTMLSMLSQRFSDSSAVWNNVFFVNNNGLMQWTYGQTSPLLIPPYITYPEHSVPLPGGDMNYPSPRAAMALSGTDSFHLSDESFEYFIRRHIERYFWKSLRSPDTTILANDTALNGFVSAFNYGSDMIKTGKTGNDDVHGIITFNTSELNQSFNIKNASIFLKRQNLSGTNLINQELTLEIKSGFFGASLQVENDDFSSSGDISSASCTYGTVAENGCWMRIDIPVSLLPFINNDGFTQFKIKYAYADNDNYFEFYNSNDSSVQAFLDVKYDFSTRINCNHSTEDFFVHPNPASEFLYINIPNSAFKNIKIDLITIEGSIMHSKEYKLSDDNILINISNFPNGFYLVKIQNKDYLKYFKVLKAI
- a CDS encoding tetratricopeptide repeat protein, producing the protein MSEKVIKCLILFLFLPVFCLNAQQNEEDSLEHLLKQSKSSIDEFRITRELINVCADHDVKKTIALCEHLHLLGLTSGEKPGGEFYEWAGLYCLKSSKYEKSKIFFGRAIFQYIYERNPTKIMECLAHMGYIMYIIGDYGQGMKLSYLNLKMIEISGYRKLLPKTYNNLGLLERSVDNYERSIEFFMHSVEIAPEFGDTLSLASALNEIGNNYMLLNEYDIALSFMKKSLFLKLENPIKNGPGIVFSYNDLAGFFYRLEEYDSTIYYLNKALIADSANIEPRSQAIIYSNIGECYTLQGKTKEAMESFMQALKFSKQANLRSSYQSIYGGLSSANASMGNHKQAYDYLKLSLIYKDSIFNLENQKQINELRTIYETEKKDKEILLLNMETEKQAEKQRKQIIIIISVIAGLLLVSAFAVFAFRQKVRIKKEKKRSDELLLNILPSETSEELKAKGFAEPRHFDMVTVMFTDFKGFTGIAEKMSAGELVAELHYCFKNYDEIITKYQIEKIKTIGDSYMCAGGLPVPNVTNAEDVIRAALDIQHFMNEYRKRRQNEGKPFFDIRIGIHTGPIVAGIVGIKKFSYDIWGDTVNIASRMESSGEAGKINISVATYELVKEKFICEYRGEIDAKGKGKIKMYFILGLMVT